Genomic DNA from Cupriavidus pauculus:
GCTTGACCAGATGGAGGTCGAAGCCGGCGGCCCGCGTACGGCGGCGGTCGTCGGGCTGGCCGAAGCCGGTCAGCGCCACAAGCCGCGCGTTGCGCAGTTCGGGAATCTCACGCAGGCGCCGCGCGGTTTCAAAGCCGTCCATGGCGGGCATGCCGAGGTCCAGCAGCACGACGTCGGGACGCACGCTCGCGGCCTGGTCCACGGCGGTCTGGCCATCCGAGGCCGTGACCACCGTATGGCCGAGCGTCTGCAGCGTCATCGTCATGGCTTCCAGCGCATCCACGTTGTCATCGACGAGCATGATCGTGTGGGCGGTGCTGGCCTGCATGCGCGGCTTGCCCGCCGACGGCTGCCAGTTCTGCCACGGCTCCACGGGCAGCTCGACGATAAACGTGCTGCCACGGCCCGGTCCCGGGCTTTCCGCCGAGACGCGCCCGCCGTGCAGCACCACGAGTTTCTGCACGAGCGTCAGGCCGATGCCGGGACCTTCGCGCGCCGCGAGGTTGTCGGGATGGCCGTCGTCTTGCTGCAATGCGCTCGCGGCGACCTGATCGTCATGCTCGGCGAGTGCCTGCGATTCCTCTGCATCGTTTAGCTGGCCGTTGCCGTTGTCATGCACGGCGGGGGCGAGCGGGTCGAACAGCTGCCGCTGCAGCATGGTGGAAAGGCCCGCGCCATTGTCGGACACGCGCACGGCGACCCGGTCACCGTTCGGCGAGCTGACCACGGAGGCCGTGACGGACAGTGCGCCGCCTTCGGGCGTGTACTTGGCCGCGTTGTGCAGCAGGTTCGCGAAGATCTGCGTCAGCCGGACCATGTCGCCGCAGACCGGCAGCGGCTGCTCGGGCAGCGACAGGCGCAGCGTATGGCGGCGCGTCTCGAGCAGCGGCCGCACCGTTTCCACGGCCGTGTTCAGCGCGCTGCGCAACTCGACGAGGTCGCGCCGCAGCGTGATCTTGCCCTGGTTGAAGCGCGACACGTCCAGCAAGTCATCGACGAGGCGCGTGAGGTGGCGCAGCTGCCGGCCGATGATGTCGCGCGCGCGGAACATGTCTTCGCGCGAAGGCGCGCCGCGTTGGAGCAGGTCCACCGCGCTGCGCATCGGCGCGAGCGGGTTGCGCAGTTCGTGCGCGAGCATCGCGAGGAATTCGTCCTTGCGGCGCTCTTCGTTATGGAGCGCGCGTTCGGCGCGGTTGTGCCGCGTGACGTCCTGGCAGATGCCCGCCACGCGCAGGCAGCGCCCATCGGCGCCGCGCACGGGAAACGCCCGCATATGGACTTCGCGGATTTCGCCGGTGGGCCGCTCGAGCTGGAATTCGGTATCGAGCCGGCCATCGCGCAGCATGGCATCCCACTCGCTGCTCATGCGGTCGCGCTCTTCGGGGACGACCCAATCGACCCAGCGCTTCGGTTCCTGCTGGATGGCGCCGACGGGGCGGCCCCAGAGCGCTTCGAACGACGGGCTCACGAACAGGAATCGCCGCGCGGCGGGATCGAAGATCCAGACCACGTCGGCCAGCGACTCGGCCAGCTGGCGGAACAGGTCCTCGTTCTCGTGCAGCGCCTGCGACGTACGGCTATACGCATCCTCCGCGCCCCGCATGCGCAGCAGCGCGTTGATGCTGGAGACCAGTTCCTCGGGCTCCACGGGTTCCACGAGGAAACTGTCGGCGCCGCCATTGAGCGCCTGCGCGCGGCGGTGCGAGTCGGTGACCCCCGGCGAGGTCAGCAGCACGAGGCTGCGCGCGGTCTGCGCATCGGCCTTGATGAGCCGGCAGACCTCGAGGCCGTCGATATCGGGCAACCGCGTGCCGAGGAGCACGAGGTCCGGCGAATGCTGGCGTACGAGCGACAGCGCCGCCTGTCCGGACGATGCCTCGAGCACCGTGAAATCGGCGCGATGGAGGATTCGGCTTTTCACATAGCGCGGCCCCTCGCGATCCTCGACGTTGAGGATCAACGGACGACGGGTGGCAGCGGTCGTGGCGGCGGAGGGTGTCGGCGCGTGTGTGGACGTAGTCATGGCAAGCGGGCGGCGCAGGACGTCGCGGTAGCGGAAGCGGCGATCAAGAAAGTACGAGGAGTGCGATGTATTGTTGTCGTCACGTCAAAAACAGTAGAAAGTGCCTGGGACCGCTCGGGACGGTCGATTTTGTAAAAATTACCCGTTTGGCGCACCGTTGCCTTGTAATTTTTGTATCGCGCGTCAACGCGTCGCCGGCCGGCGCATGGGCCCCTTCAGCCACGTGGCATGGCGGGCTGGCGCGGGTTTGGACGGGCCTGACGGGTGGTATCTCATGGTTTCGCCTCGTTGCTCGGGCCGGAAATGGCATACGTTTTCCGACCGGAGTGGCAAGAAGCGTGCCGCGCGCCTCAGACCCGCTGACAGACGGACGCCTACAGCGGAAGTCGGGGGGCGGTCAGGCGTCGGCGAGCAGCTTTCGGGCGCGCGTCAGCGTCTGGCGGACCTTGTCGTGGCCGGCCCACGGATCGTGGCGCGCCAGCGCGTCGAGCCGGTCGGCGACATTGGCGATGGTCCATTGCGCCGACGAGGTCAGTTCGTCGAGCTCATCCCAGGCCACGGGAATAGAGACGCCGAGGCCGGGCCGCGCGCGTGCGGAAAACGCGGCGGCGGTGGTAGCCCCGACACCATTGCGCAGGTAATCGATGAAAATCTTGCCAACACGGTTACGCGGGCCGCTCTTGACGACAAAGCGGTCCGGAATGGTGGTCGCCATATGCCGGACCACGTCCTGCGCGAAGTCGCGGACCTCGTCCCACCCGGCCCGCGCGGCAATCGGCACCACCACGTGCAGGCCCTTGCCGCCGCTCGTCTTCAGGAAGCTTTGCAGGCCCAGCGTGTCCAGCAGCGTTTTCACCAGATGCGCGGCTTCCTGGATGCGGGGCCATTCGACGCCTTCGCCGGGATCGATGTCGAACACGACGCGATCGGGCTTGTCGATCGTCTTCGCGCGCGCGTTCCAGGTGTGGAATTCCACGACATTGAGTTGCGCCACGGCGACGATGGCCGTCTCGGAGGCGATTTCCAGCAGCGGCGGATGGCCGGGCCACAGTTTGGGATCGAGCGCGTTGACGCCATCGATATCGAGCGTATCGCCGTGGCGCTGGAAGAATTGCTGGCCATCGATGCCGGCGGGCGCGCGCACCAGGGCGATGGGGCGGCCCTTGAGGTACGGCAGCATCAGTCCCGCGGCGCTGGCGTAATAGCGGACGAGGTCGCCTTTCGTGAGGCCCGTCGAAGCATCGATGACCCGGTCCGCATGGCTGATGACGATCTTGCCGAGCTTCGCATCGGGTTTGCGGCCGGCTGCCTTCGTTGCCGCAACGGGTTTCTCCACGGAGACCGCGCCCGCGGGCTTGTCGGTGCGCAGCCCATGAAACACCGAATGCCGCACGCGGCCATCCTTGGTCCACGCGCCGAACGCCACTTCGGCGACGAGCTTCGGCTTGACCCAATGGCCCTTGACGCCGCGGGGCAGATCCGCGAACGGCGCGGTGTCCGCGGCCAGCGCGTCGAGTTGCTTGCGCAGGCTGTCGAGCAGCGCCGTATCGAAGCCCGTGCCCACGTTGCCCGCATAACGGAGCTTGCCATCGGCATCGTGCACGCCGAGCAGCAGCGAGCCGAGTCCGTTGCGGCTGCCCTTGGGATCGGTAAAGCCGCCGATCACGAACTCCTGCCGCAGCGTGCATTTGAGCTTGATCCACGTGTTCGCGCGCGTGTTGACGTAGGGCGCATCCACGCGCTTGCCGATCACGCCTTCGAGCTTCATGCGGCAGGCGGCTTCCAGCATCTCGTGCGGATCGACGTCGTGGCTTTCGCTGAAGCGCAGGCGCGGCGCGGTATTGTTCTCCATCAGCCGCCCCAGCAACGCCCGGCGCTCGCTCAGCGGCACCGCGCGCAGATCGTGGCCCGCATAGTAGGGCAGGTCGAACAGGTAGTACTGGATGGCGTCGACGCGCGAGGTCTCGAACGCATTCTGCAGCGCCTGGAAGTCGGTGGCGCCATTGGCATCCACGACCACGATCTCGCCGTCGAGCCACCCGTCGGGCAGGCCGAGCGTGCGGACTTCCGCCGCGAGCGAGCGAAGCTTGCTGGTCCAGTCGTTGCCATTGCGCGTGAACAGCCGCACGTCGTCGCCATCGACGCGCGCGAGCAGGCGATAGCCGTCGAACTTGATCTCGTACTGCCAATCGCCCTGCGCGGGCGGGGCATCGACCAGCGTCGCGAGCTGCGGCGCGAACGCCAGCGGCAGCGTGGCCTGCTTCGCATGCCTTGCCACGGCGTCGGGCAGGGCGACGGCCTTCGCCTTCTTCGCGCGTGCCGGCTTGCCCGACTTGCCGTCGGTCGCCGCCTTCGCCGTTCCGGCGAGCACGCTGTCCGGCAATGCCTCCACGACGTCGAAGTCCGATGCCGCGCGCGCGAGTTCGTCGCGCTCCTTGATCAGCAGCCATGCATCCTGGTCGCGCTGCCGCTTGCCACCCATGCGCACGAGCGTCCAGTGGCCCTGCATCTTTTCGCCGCGCAGTTCGAACTTGAGCTTGCCATCGCGATAGCCCTGTTCGGGATCGGTATCGGGAATCCACACGCCGCGGTCCCATACGATGACGGTTCCCGCGCCATAGTGCCCGGCGGGAATCACGCCCTCGAAGTCCGCATAATCGAGCGGATGGTCTTCGACGTGGACGGCCATGCGCTTGTCGGCCGGATCGTAGCTCGGACCCTTGGGAATCGCCCAGCTTTTCAGCGTGCCGTCGAGTTCCAGCCGGAAGTCGTAATGCAGCCGTCGTGCCGCGTGCTTCTGGATGACGAACGACAGCGCCTTGCCCGCGCGGCCGCGCGGCGACTTTTTCCCTGACGGCTCCGGCGTCGCGCCGAAGTCGCGCATCGTCTGGTATTTTCCCAGCGGCGAAGGCGTGTCCGTCGCAGGCGTGCTATGTGAGGTTCTGGCCATGGTCGATGCCTCTCGATGCGTCGGTGGCGGTTGCCTTCCAGCTTATGCAGCAAACGACGCCCCGGAAATAAGCCCCTGTCCTACATGCGCGCGTTGTAAATCTTCAATACGTATTGCACACGCCGCTGCGAGAAATACAAGGCGGTGTATGGCGTGCGGCCCCGGGAACGGGAATTGCGACGTTCGACTGATTCTGATTCGCTACCGTTCAGGAGGACGCGACACAATGGAATCCGGAAAAAAGGTCGAACTCAAGAAGATTGGGTCGCAGGTCATCGTCATCACGGGTGCCAGCAGCGGCGTCGGGCTCGTGACGGCCCGGGCGGCCGCCGCGCGCGGGGCCAAGCTCGTGCTGGTCGCGCGCAGCGAAGAAGCGCTCCAGCAACTGGCGGAAGAGTTGCGCGAGCACGGCACTGAAGTCATCACGGCGCGGGCCGATGTGGGAAATCAGGAGGACGTCGCGCGCGTCGCGCAAATGGCCATCGAGCGCTTCGGCAGCTTCGATACCTGGGTCAATAACGCGGGTGTGACGATCTTCGGGCGTCATGGCGACGTACCGCTGGAGGACCAGCGACGGCTGTTCGACACCAATTACTGGGGCGTGGTGCATGGCTCGCTCGTCGCGGCCGCGCATATGCGGCATAGCGGCGGCGCGATCATCAACATCAGCAGCGAAGCGGCCGACGGGCCGATGCCGCTGCAGAGCGCTTACGCGGCGTCGCAGCACGCGATCAAGGGCTTTACCGATACGCTGCGGCTGGAACTCGAGCAGGAGAAGGCGCCGATCTCCGTCACGCTGATCAAGCCGGCGGGGCTGGAGACACCGATGGTGTCGCATGCGAAGAACTTCCTGCATTGCGAGCCCCAGCAGCCGCCGCCGCTCTACGATCCGGCACTGGCCGCCGATGCGATCCTGTTCGCGGCGCAGCATCCTCGGCGCGATCTGTTCGTGGGTGGCGCCGCCAAGGCGTTCTCCGCGGCGGCCTATCACGCGCCGTACGCGTTCGACCGCTTTATGCGCCGCTTCATGGGCCGCGCGCAGCAGACCAGCGCGCCGGCGGGGCCGCGCGAGGACAATGCGCTCTATGACGGGGCCAACAGCCTGATCGAGCGGACTGGACATCGGCGCGCGTTGCGGTCCTGCCCCTATACGTCGTCCGCAAAGCATCCGCTGCTGACGACGATGGTCGTGATGGGCGCATCGGCGGCGGTGGCCGCCATGCTGCGCAGCCGCCGCTGAAGCCGCACCCCGGCGCTGCTAGCCGGGGCCTACCCGCGCACGAGCAACGCGACGGGCAGTTGATGCAGGACGTCCTTGATGCGCAAATGTCCCGCGTGCACGGCAATGGCCCGTCCGGTCAGCACATCGACCCAAGCGCCGCCGTCGCGCGCGCGCAGCGCCGTGTCGCCCCAGCATTGCGTGGGCACGCGCGGCAGATCCGGTTCCACATGCCGCGCGGCATGCCGGGTGACCACGGTGATCGCTTCCAGCGCCCCGCATTGCCGCGTGAACGCCAGTACGCTGGAGGACATCGCGCCCGTGGCGACCAGTGGCTGGCATGTGCCGGCGGTGAACAGCGTTTCCTGCTCGCGGCGAAACTGCAAGACCGCGCGAATCAGCTGCTGCTTGATGCGGCCGTCGCGCCAATGCCGTAACCAGTGCGCCCACCCTGCCGTGCATTCGCACTGAGCGCGCAGCCGTTCGTAGTCGGGCGCGCGGCGATTGTCGGGGTCGACCAGACTGAAGTCCCACGCCTCGTTGCCCTGATAGCGGTCCGGTACACCGGGGGCGGTCAGTTGCAGCAGGGTCTGCGAGAGGCTGTTGAGTGCCGCCGCGGGACCGATGCGATGCGCGAACTGCCCGATGCGTTCGAGCACGCTATCGGCGCCGCCTGCCGCCAGCGCGGCGACGAATGCCTCGCAAGCCGCCTCGTACTGCGGATCCGGATCGGTCCAGCTGCCGTGGCGCTTGGCCTCGCGGATGGATTTCGTCTGCCAGGCGAGCACGCGCGCAATGAGGTCGCGCTGGGCGTCCTCTCGCTCCAGCACGCGCGGGTCGGCAGGCCAGGCGCCAAGCAGGGTCTGGTAAAGCATCATGCGATCGACGCCGTCCGGTCCCTTCGGCGAGGCGGTCACCACGGGTGCGAGCCTCGCCTCCCAGTCGCGCACCGCGTCGCTCCACGCTTCGGCAAGCTCGCTGAGCACGGCGAGCCGCATGCGCGCGTCTTCTCCGCGCTTGTGATCGTGCGTGGCCGTGGCGAGCATCGCATGGCGGGGGCGCGCGAGCAGCCGCGCATGGAAATGCTCGGGTGCGATCGCCAGCACGCCGGGGTCGCTGCCCACCTCGTTGCGCGACAGCAGGCGGCCGTAGCGATAGAACGCCGTGTCTTCGCCACCCTTGGCCGCGAGCGCGGGCATGATCTGCTGGAGCCGCGTCCGCAGGTCGCCGGCTGGCGTGCCGATGGGCGCATCGTCCCGCAGCGATGTCACGATGAGGTCGAGTGCGACGCGCTCGTCGCCGGCCAGCGTGGCGCGGGCGCGCTCGGCCGCCGCATCGAGCAGGGCATCGTCGGTGCCGCGCGATGTCCTGCCTTCGTCCGCCACGTAATAGGTCCGATACACCGGAATCTGCAGCAGCAGCGCGTGCAGCGCGTGGCGCAGGGCCGCGAGCGTGATATCGCGCAATGCGGGCGTGGCGCGCACGCGCGAGTACAACCGCGCGCATGCGCCGCCGAACTCGGTCATCAGGTGCCGGTCGAGAATGCGATCGCGCCCGGCTTTCACATGCGCCGGATAGTCGCGCATGTCTCCACCGACTTCGTGCCACAGCGCGTCGAGCGCCGTTTCGCCCCGCGCGTCATGCAATACGGCCGCGACATCGTTCATGAAGTCGTAGCCCGTGGTGCCGTCGGTCTGCCAGTCCGCGGGCAAGGGCTCGTCTTCGCCGAGAATCTTTTCGATCACGACCCAGGGATGCATGCGTGCCTGCTCGCCCGGGCGGCCCGGACGCAAGGCATCGAGCCGCGCGCGCAACTGGCGGCAGTACCCGGCCGGATCGGCGAGGCCATCGACATGATCGACTCGCACGCCGTCGATCCAGCCTTCGCGATAGAGCCGGAACACGAGTGCGTGGGTGTCCTCGAATACGTCCTCGCGCTCCTGTCGCAGCCCGACGAGTTCGCTGATCTCGAAGAAGCGGCGCCAGTTCAGCTCCGCCGCGGCCGTGCGCCACCATGCGAGGCGATAGTGCTGGCGTTCCAGCAGCGCGTGCCAGGCCTCCGCGCTGTCAGGGGAGGTCGCCGGCGTCTCGGCCAGCGGCAGCGTCTGGTCGCCGTATCGCAGGACGGCGCGGTCGTCGGCATCGCGTTCGATAGAGAGCGCGCCCGATGTCAGCGTCTCCCAGTAACGCTCGCCGAGGATCGGCACCAGCACCTTGCCGGCCAGCACCGGATCCCGCGACTCCCAGTCGATATCGAAGTGATGCGCGTAA
This window encodes:
- the ligD gene encoding DNA ligase D, with protein sequence MARTSHSTPATDTPSPLGKYQTMRDFGATPEPSGKKSPRGRAGKALSFVIQKHAARRLHYDFRLELDGTLKSWAIPKGPSYDPADKRMAVHVEDHPLDYADFEGVIPAGHYGAGTVIVWDRGVWIPDTDPEQGYRDGKLKFELRGEKMQGHWTLVRMGGKRQRDQDAWLLIKERDELARAASDFDVVEALPDSVLAGTAKAATDGKSGKPARAKKAKAVALPDAVARHAKQATLPLAFAPQLATLVDAPPAQGDWQYEIKFDGYRLLARVDGDDVRLFTRNGNDWTSKLRSLAAEVRTLGLPDGWLDGEIVVVDANGATDFQALQNAFETSRVDAIQYYLFDLPYYAGHDLRAVPLSERRALLGRLMENNTAPRLRFSESHDVDPHEMLEAACRMKLEGVIGKRVDAPYVNTRANTWIKLKCTLRQEFVIGGFTDPKGSRNGLGSLLLGVHDADGKLRYAGNVGTGFDTALLDSLRKQLDALAADTAPFADLPRGVKGHWVKPKLVAEVAFGAWTKDGRVRHSVFHGLRTDKPAGAVSVEKPVAATKAAGRKPDAKLGKIVISHADRVIDASTGLTKGDLVRYYASAAGLMLPYLKGRPIALVRAPAGIDGQQFFQRHGDTLDIDGVNALDPKLWPGHPPLLEIASETAIVAVAQLNVVEFHTWNARAKTIDKPDRVVFDIDPGEGVEWPRIQEAAHLVKTLLDTLGLQSFLKTSGGKGLHVVVPIAARAGWDEVRDFAQDVVRHMATTIPDRFVVKSGPRNRVGKIFIDYLRNGVGATTAAAFSARARPGLGVSIPVAWDELDELTSSAQWTIANVADRLDALARHDPWAGHDKVRQTLTRARKLLADA
- a CDS encoding SDR family oxidoreductase, with the translated sequence MESGKKVELKKIGSQVIVITGASSGVGLVTARAAAARGAKLVLVARSEEALQQLAEELREHGTEVITARADVGNQEDVARVAQMAIERFGSFDTWVNNAGVTIFGRHGDVPLEDQRRLFDTNYWGVVHGSLVAAAHMRHSGGAIINISSEAADGPMPLQSAYAASQHAIKGFTDTLRLELEQEKAPISVTLIKPAGLETPMVSHAKNFLHCEPQQPPPLYDPALAADAILFAAQHPRRDLFVGGAAKAFSAAAYHAPYAFDRFMRRFMGRAQQTSAPAGPREDNALYDGANSLIERTGHRRALRSCPYTSSAKHPLLTTMVVMGASAAVAAMLRSRR
- a CDS encoding response regulator, whose product is MTTSTHAPTPSAATTAATRRPLILNVEDREGPRYVKSRILHRADFTVLEASSGQAALSLVRQHSPDLVLLGTRLPDIDGLEVCRLIKADAQTARSLVLLTSPGVTDSHRRAQALNGGADSFLVEPVEPEELVSSINALLRMRGAEDAYSRTSQALHENEDLFRQLAESLADVVWIFDPAARRFLFVSPSFEALWGRPVGAIQQEPKRWVDWVVPEERDRMSSEWDAMLRDGRLDTEFQLERPTGEIREVHMRAFPVRGADGRCLRVAGICQDVTRHNRAERALHNEERRKDEFLAMLAHELRNPLAPMRSAVDLLQRGAPSREDMFRARDIIGRQLRHLTRLVDDLLDVSRFNQGKITLRRDLVELRSALNTAVETVRPLLETRRHTLRLSLPEQPLPVCGDMVRLTQIFANLLHNAAKYTPEGGALSVTASVVSSPNGDRVAVRVSDNGAGLSTMLQRQLFDPLAPAVHDNGNGQLNDAEESQALAEHDDQVAASALQQDDGHPDNLAAREGPGIGLTLVQKLVVLHGGRVSAESPGPGRGSTFIVELPVEPWQNWQPSAGKPRMQASTAHTIMLVDDNVDALEAMTMTLQTLGHTVVTASDGQTAVDQAASVRPDVVLLDLGMPAMDGFETARRLREIPELRNARLVALTGFGQPDDRRRTRAAGFDLHLVKPADLDAITRLLDELDA
- the treY gene encoding malto-oligosyltrehalose synthase codes for the protein MSDIELAGVPRATARLQMHAGFTFAQAAALVPYHAALGISHLYLSPITCARPGSTHGYDVTDCTRINPELGGEEGFYTLCRTARGAGLGIVLDIVPNHMAASVTHNGWWRDVLAKGQDSRYAHHFDIDWESRDPVLAGKVLVPILGERYWETLTSGALSIERDADDRAVLRYGDQTLPLAETPATSPDSAEAWHALLERQHYRLAWWRTAAAELNWRRFFEISELVGLRQEREDVFEDTHALVFRLYREGWIDGVRVDHVDGLADPAGYCRQLRARLDALRPGRPGEQARMHPWVVIEKILGEDEPLPADWQTDGTTGYDFMNDVAAVLHDARGETALDALWHEVGGDMRDYPAHVKAGRDRILDRHLMTEFGGACARLYSRVRATPALRDITLAALRHALHALLLQIPVYRTYYVADEGRTSRGTDDALLDAAAERARATLAGDERVALDLIVTSLRDDAPIGTPAGDLRTRLQQIMPALAAKGGEDTAFYRYGRLLSRNEVGSDPGVLAIAPEHFHARLLARPRHAMLATATHDHKRGEDARMRLAVLSELAEAWSDAVRDWEARLAPVVTASPKGPDGVDRMMLYQTLLGAWPADPRVLEREDAQRDLIARVLAWQTKSIREAKRHGSWTDPDPQYEAACEAFVAALAAGGADSVLERIGQFAHRIGPAAALNSLSQTLLQLTAPGVPDRYQGNEAWDFSLVDPDNRRAPDYERLRAQCECTAGWAHWLRHWRDGRIKQQLIRAVLQFRREQETLFTAGTCQPLVATGAMSSSVLAFTRQCGALEAITVVTRHAARHVEPDLPRVPTQCWGDTALRARDGGAWVDVLTGRAIAVHAGHLRIKDVLHQLPVALLVRG